A region from the Panicum hallii strain FIL2 chromosome 1, PHallii_v3.1, whole genome shotgun sequence genome encodes:
- the LOC112887722 gene encoding glycerophosphodiester phosphodiesterase GDPDL7-like isoform X2, with amino-acid sequence MAAKWAQKTVVIPAQRRGCHLITPKILREIEGDLSGFKCGLAHFFLQHTSASLTVNENYDSDVQADTETFLNRIVPEGHNAPWKHTMEGRPPQVVARGGFSGLFPDSSQFAYQFALSTSLPDVVLFCDLQFSSDSMGMCKTGLTLDNSTTVSEIFPKMAKTYKVHGEDVHGWFSLDFTADQLIQNVTLLQNIFSRPSTFDGSMGMYTLDDVVELHPPQIWLNVQYNSFFVEHKFSTEDYILGLPKKFSLSYISSTEIDFLKNLGGKLKKSNTKLIFRFLNEDIIESSTKKTYGELLKDLKSVKEFAAGILVPKTYIWPLNKDQYLGPSTSLVKDAHALGLEVYASGFANDIVTSYNYSFDPSAEYLQFIDNPDFSVDGVLTDFPPTASGAIACLAHSKDNPLPPPGKDTRPLIITHNGASGVYAGCTDLAYKQAIKDGADIIDCAVQMSKDGVVFCMHSADLSSQTTAATAFVSKSSTVHEIQNKSGIFSFDLSWSEIQTLKPDLYSPFAQAGLKRNPKAKNAGKFLTLAQFLDMAKASNVSGILLEIEHAPYLAKRGLGVVDAVSSALTKAGYDKETKQQVFIQSDDSAVLSGFTRFKSFKRVLSIEIEISGASKPSLDDIKKVADGVRIHRSSVAQITGYFMTSFTDTVGSLQAANLSVFIGVLKNEFMNLGFDYFADPTVEIVTYSSAVLADGLVTDYPATAAAYFRSPCSDMSLNLSYSILPAQPGALVHIAAPGALAPAAGPAPVLEPKDVVDPPLPPVKAMSRAEPSPAPGGEDANEITDAVAVVSTTPGASFLAKVAVAIGIAATVIVISLIMKQPSSGPSFSLPQIVDASAQSDAAAATIGYTFSVFGKKVIIPEYTPGWVYFCLLMSAGFGLFISEEALNVWAGISLARTLSLDGTWQSLVNSFSANAPYIVSTVLWIYWGVCISDMIPFFLGKLFRQTKASENISSKIGIGNEKALSVSRVVQKYGNLIGFVERFSIGLRNPTAFLAGALGIPADCYFAGVCLGCLFTLPIQLAVGFVLRERPVVALASVAAAVGVCTAFPYAAAACTALFLYLRRRESSS; translated from the exons GTCGTCCCCCTCAAGTTGTAGCTCGAGGAGGATTCTCTGGCTTGTTTCCTGACTCAAGCCAGTTTGCCTACCAGTTTGCCTTGTCGACTAGCTTGCCTGACGTTGTTCTCTTCTGCGATCTGCAATTCTCAAGCGACAGCATGGGCATGTGCAAAACAGGGTTGACCCTTGACAACTCGACGACAGTCTCGGAGATCTTCCCCAAGATGGCAAAGACATATAAGGTGCACGGAGAAGATGTCCATGGCTGGTTCTCTCTAGATTTCACCGCAGACCAGCTGATTCAGAACGTCACGT TACTCCAGAACATCTTTTCTCGACCAAGCACATTTGATGGCTCCATGGGAATGTACACGCTTGATGATGTTGTTGAACTCCACCCCCCACAAATATGGCTTAATGTACAG TACAATTCATTCTTTGTGGAGCACAAATTTAGTACCGAAGATTACATATTAGGACTACCAAAAAAATTTAGCCTCTCTTACATCTCCTCTACAGAGATTGATTTCTTGAAAAACCTGGGTGGGAAACTCAAGAAAAGCAATACAAAGCTCATCTTCCGGTTCCTCAACGAAGATATCATTGAGTCTTCAACCAAGAAGACATATGGGGAGCTCCTGAAAGACTTGAAATCCGTTAAGGAATTTGCAGCTGGGATTCTTGTCCCCAAGACTTACATCTGGCCACTGAACAAGGATCAGTACCTGGGACCATCCACAAGTTTGGTCAAAGATGCGCATGCTTTGGGACTGGAAGTCTATGCGTCTGGATTTGCCAATGATATCGTTACGAGTTACAACTACAGCTTTGATCCCAGTGCAGAGTACTTGCAGTTCATAGACAATCCAGACTTCTCTGTTGATGGTGTGCTCACGGACTTCCCGCCCACCGCATCAGGAGCTATTG CTTGCTTGGCTCATTCTAAGGACAACCCTCTACCACCTCCCGGAA AGGACACCAGGCCGCTGATCATCACACACAATGGGGCGAGCGGTGTCTATGCCGGGTGCACAGATCTCGCCTACAAGCAAGCAATTAAAGATGGCGCCGACATCATAGATTGCGCCGTTCAGATGTCAAAAGACGGAGTGGTCTTCTGCATGCACTCTGCCGATCTCTCCTCCCAGACGACCGCGGCCACCGCTTTTGTGTCCAAAAGCTCCACTGTTCATGAGATTCAGAACAAGTCTGGCATTTTCTCGTTCGATCTGTCATGGAGTGAGATCCAAACCTTGAAGC CCGATCTGTACTCTCCGTTTGCTCAGGCAGGCCTGAAAAGAAATCCTAAAGCGAAGAATGCcggcaagttcttgactttggCCCAATTCCTAGACATGGCCAAGGCCAGCAACGTCTCCGGTATACTGCTGGAAATAGAG CATGCCCCGTATCTCGCGAAGAGAGGGCTCGGCGTGGTGGACGCGGTGTCCAGCGCGCTAACCAAGGCCGGCTACGACAAGGAGACCAAGCAGCAGGTGTTCATCCAGTCCGATGACTCGGCGGTGCTCTCAGGGTTCACGAGGTTCAAATCGTTCAAGCGGGTGCTCAGCATCGAGATCGAAATCAGCGGCGCCTCCAAGCCGTCGCTGGATGACATCAAGAAAGTCGCGGACGGGGTGAGGATCCACCGGAGCTCGGTGGCGCAGATCACCGGGTACTTCATGACGTCCTTCACCGACACGGTCGGCAGCCTGCAGGCCGCCAACCTCAGCGTGTTCATCGGCGTGCTCAAGAACGAGTTCATGAACCTTGGGTTCGACTACTTCGCTGACCCGACGGTCGAGATCGTCACTTACTCCTCGGCAGTGTTGGCCGATGGGCTCGTCACCGACTACCCTGCCACTGCAGCTGCGTACTTCA GGAGCCCATGCAGCGACATGAGCCTGAACCTGAGCTACTCGATCCTGCCAGCACAACCTGGCGCTCTGGTCCACATTGCCGCCCCTGGGGCGCTGGCGCCAGCGGCAGGGCCGGCACCGGTGCTCGAACCCAAGGACGTCGTGGATCCTCCGCTGCCCCCTGTCAAAGCT A TGTCCAGGGCAGAACCTTCTCCAGCTCCAGGTGGGGAAGATGCAAATGAGATTACTGATGCAGTGGCAGTAGTATCTACCACCCCGGGCGCTTCATTCCTTGCAAAAGTGGCAGTTGCTATCGGTATTGCGGCCACTGTTATTGTGATTTCACTCATCATGAAGCAGCCTTCATCAGGCCCATCTTTCAGTCTGCCACAAATAGTTGATGCTTCCGCGCAGTCTGATGCAGCAGCAGCGACCATTGGATATACATTTTCTGTATTTGGAAAGAAAGTCATAATTCCGGAGTACACACCAGG GTGGGTTTACTTTTGTTTGCTCATGTCTGCTGGATTTGGACTGTTTATCAGTGAAGAAGCTTTAAATGTTTGG GCTGGAATTTCTTTAGCACGTACACTTTCACTGGATGGAACCTGGCAATCTCTTGTTAATTCATTCTCGGCGAATGCACCTTATATAGTTTCTACAGTGCTATGGATTTACTG GGGCGTTTGTATCAGCGATATGATCCCGTTCTTTCTGGGGAAGCTTTTTAGGCAAACTAAAGCATCTGAAAACATAAGCAGCAAG ATTGGAATTGGCAATGAGAAAGCACTAAGCGTATCACGAGTAGTACAAAAGTATGGGAACCTAATTGGCTTCG TTGAGAGATTTTCAATCGGTCTACGGAATCCCACAGCATTTCTAGCTGGCGCATTG GGTATCCCAGCGGACTGCTATTTCGCAGGAGTTTGTTTAGGTTGCCTGTTTACTCTTCCTATTCAG CTAGCAGTTGGGTTCGTCCTCCGAGAGCGGCCCGTCGTCGCGCTAGCAAGCGTGGCAGCCGCCGTG GGCGTCTGCACGGCGTTCCCTTACGCCGCCGCGGCGTGCACGGCGCTGTTCCTCTACCTCCGCCGGCGCGAGTCCAGCAGCTGA
- the LOC112887722 gene encoding glycerophosphodiester phosphodiesterase GDPDL7-like isoform X1 yields the protein MGASYPHMFLILLLLHGANAASKAPAGPKWQTLSGRPPQVVARGGFSGLFPDSSQFAYQFALSTSLPDVVLFCDLQFSSDSMGMCKTGLTLDNSTTVSEIFPKMAKTYKVHGEDVHGWFSLDFTADQLIQNVTLLQNIFSRPSTFDGSMGMYTLDDVVELHPPQIWLNVQYNSFFVEHKFSTEDYILGLPKKFSLSYISSTEIDFLKNLGGKLKKSNTKLIFRFLNEDIIESSTKKTYGELLKDLKSVKEFAAGILVPKTYIWPLNKDQYLGPSTSLVKDAHALGLEVYASGFANDIVTSYNYSFDPSAEYLQFIDNPDFSVDGVLTDFPPTASGAIACLAHSKDNPLPPPGKDTRPLIITHNGASGVYAGCTDLAYKQAIKDGADIIDCAVQMSKDGVVFCMHSADLSSQTTAATAFVSKSSTVHEIQNKSGIFSFDLSWSEIQTLKPDLYSPFAQAGLKRNPKAKNAGKFLTLAQFLDMAKASNVSGILLEIEHAPYLAKRGLGVVDAVSSALTKAGYDKETKQQVFIQSDDSAVLSGFTRFKSFKRVLSIEIEISGASKPSLDDIKKVADGVRIHRSSVAQITGYFMTSFTDTVGSLQAANLSVFIGVLKNEFMNLGFDYFADPTVEIVTYSSAVLADGLVTDYPATAAAYFRSPCSDMSLNLSYSILPAQPGALVHIAAPGALAPAAGPAPVLEPKDVVDPPLPPVKAVITADAPAPGAADNTTSAASSNAGKSLLGAGIAALLSLSFLH from the exons ATGGGAGCAAGCTATCCTCACATGTTTTTGATCCTCTTACTGCTTCATGGAGCCAATGCTGCTTCGAAGGCTCCAGCAGGGCCAAAATGGCAGACTCTGAGCG GTCGTCCCCCTCAAGTTGTAGCTCGAGGAGGATTCTCTGGCTTGTTTCCTGACTCAAGCCAGTTTGCCTACCAGTTTGCCTTGTCGACTAGCTTGCCTGACGTTGTTCTCTTCTGCGATCTGCAATTCTCAAGCGACAGCATGGGCATGTGCAAAACAGGGTTGACCCTTGACAACTCGACGACAGTCTCGGAGATCTTCCCCAAGATGGCAAAGACATATAAGGTGCACGGAGAAGATGTCCATGGCTGGTTCTCTCTAGATTTCACCGCAGACCAGCTGATTCAGAACGTCACGT TACTCCAGAACATCTTTTCTCGACCAAGCACATTTGATGGCTCCATGGGAATGTACACGCTTGATGATGTTGTTGAACTCCACCCCCCACAAATATGGCTTAATGTACAG TACAATTCATTCTTTGTGGAGCACAAATTTAGTACCGAAGATTACATATTAGGACTACCAAAAAAATTTAGCCTCTCTTACATCTCCTCTACAGAGATTGATTTCTTGAAAAACCTGGGTGGGAAACTCAAGAAAAGCAATACAAAGCTCATCTTCCGGTTCCTCAACGAAGATATCATTGAGTCTTCAACCAAGAAGACATATGGGGAGCTCCTGAAAGACTTGAAATCCGTTAAGGAATTTGCAGCTGGGATTCTTGTCCCCAAGACTTACATCTGGCCACTGAACAAGGATCAGTACCTGGGACCATCCACAAGTTTGGTCAAAGATGCGCATGCTTTGGGACTGGAAGTCTATGCGTCTGGATTTGCCAATGATATCGTTACGAGTTACAACTACAGCTTTGATCCCAGTGCAGAGTACTTGCAGTTCATAGACAATCCAGACTTCTCTGTTGATGGTGTGCTCACGGACTTCCCGCCCACCGCATCAGGAGCTATTG CTTGCTTGGCTCATTCTAAGGACAACCCTCTACCACCTCCCGGAA AGGACACCAGGCCGCTGATCATCACACACAATGGGGCGAGCGGTGTCTATGCCGGGTGCACAGATCTCGCCTACAAGCAAGCAATTAAAGATGGCGCCGACATCATAGATTGCGCCGTTCAGATGTCAAAAGACGGAGTGGTCTTCTGCATGCACTCTGCCGATCTCTCCTCCCAGACGACCGCGGCCACCGCTTTTGTGTCCAAAAGCTCCACTGTTCATGAGATTCAGAACAAGTCTGGCATTTTCTCGTTCGATCTGTCATGGAGTGAGATCCAAACCTTGAAGC CCGATCTGTACTCTCCGTTTGCTCAGGCAGGCCTGAAAAGAAATCCTAAAGCGAAGAATGCcggcaagttcttgactttggCCCAATTCCTAGACATGGCCAAGGCCAGCAACGTCTCCGGTATACTGCTGGAAATAGAG CATGCCCCGTATCTCGCGAAGAGAGGGCTCGGCGTGGTGGACGCGGTGTCCAGCGCGCTAACCAAGGCCGGCTACGACAAGGAGACCAAGCAGCAGGTGTTCATCCAGTCCGATGACTCGGCGGTGCTCTCAGGGTTCACGAGGTTCAAATCGTTCAAGCGGGTGCTCAGCATCGAGATCGAAATCAGCGGCGCCTCCAAGCCGTCGCTGGATGACATCAAGAAAGTCGCGGACGGGGTGAGGATCCACCGGAGCTCGGTGGCGCAGATCACCGGGTACTTCATGACGTCCTTCACCGACACGGTCGGCAGCCTGCAGGCCGCCAACCTCAGCGTGTTCATCGGCGTGCTCAAGAACGAGTTCATGAACCTTGGGTTCGACTACTTCGCTGACCCGACGGTCGAGATCGTCACTTACTCCTCGGCAGTGTTGGCCGATGGGCTCGTCACCGACTACCCTGCCACTGCAGCTGCGTACTTCA GGAGCCCATGCAGCGACATGAGCCTGAACCTGAGCTACTCGATCCTGCCAGCACAACCTGGCGCTCTGGTCCACATTGCCGCCCCTGGGGCGCTGGCGCCAGCGGCAGGGCCGGCACCGGTGCTCGAACCCAAGGACGTCGTGGATCCTCCGCTGCCCCCTGTCAAAGCTGTGATCACCGccgacgcgccggcgccgggagcCGCAGACAACACCACCTCGGCGGCCAGCTCCAACGCCGGGAAGAGTCTCTTGGGGGCTGGCATCGCAGCCCTCTTGTCCCTGAGCTTCCTGCACTGA